The sequence CGCCCTCCCAACCGATCAGCGACTCGACGACCGGAACGGAGAGCCCGCGATCGTCGTGCCAGGCCTTCACCTCTTCGGGGCGCTTGCCCGCGCCGACCGCCGCCAGATGATGGAAGGCCCAGAGAGACACGCCGCCCCACCCGGCATCCGCCGTCGCGTCGATGATCGACTTCACCTGCTCGGCGGTCACGTCCATCGCGCCTCCGACGAGGGGAGCGTTGCAGAGGATCAGGTTCTCTTCGCGTACGGGGCTCATGGCATCTCCTGTCGACGGGTCCGAGGGCGGCCCGCGAAATCCGGCGTTCGATTCTAGCGACCGGATCCCGCGCCGCCGCGGGGCGCAGGGGGACGGGACGGGTGCGCGACGCGAGGCCCGGGGAAATGGTTACCCTTCGTCCATGCCCCTTCGCCTCGATCGTCGACGCTTCCTGCGAACCACCGGCGGCGCCCTGGGCGCTGCGACCCTGGGCCTGGCCGGCTGTACCGAGCGGCGACCCTATACCGACGTGGACAAGGCGTCCCTCGTCCGACAACGGGAAGAAGAAGCACGCCGCACGGGCCAGGGTCCCTTCGGCGTCCAGCGCTTCCAGGGATACCGAGGCCTTTCGGAGCTTCCCTGGTACGAGCTCGACGACGCCGGCGTCCTGCGGCTGGCCGACGACAGCGTGCCGTGGGCGATCGACTTCCATACCCATCTCGGCATGTCGCTCTTTCTCGCGCCGACCCTCGACCTCTCGCGACCGAGCGACCGCGTGCGTCATCTCCTCGACTGCGACGCCACCGATCCGGGCTGCCCCCTCGATCTCGACATCTACATCAACGGCAACTTCACGCCGGAGCAGGTCGACGCGCTCCCGACGATGACGATCGCCCAGGGGTTCACCGGCAGCGACATCGTCGACACCCACACGATCCCGAACCTGCTGCGCGAGATGGACGCCGTTCACGTCTCGAACGCCGTGCTCCTCCCGATCGTCTTCGACCTGCCCTTCGGCGACGACGTCGAGGCCCTCTGGCGCGACGGACTCGCGCAGACCGGCGCGGCGGATCGACTCTGGCTCGGGACCTCGGTCCATCCCGGAGACGCCGATGCCCCGGCGCAGCTCGAGCGCGCCGCGGCGGCGGGAGCGCGGGTCGTGAAGCTGCATCCGACGATGCAGGCGTTCCATCCCGACGAGGACTCGGCGATGGCGGTCTACGAGGCGGCGGATCGACTCGGTCTCGTGATCTTCTTCCACGGCGGGCGCGCCGGCGTCGAGCCGGAATCCCGGCAGGGCTTCGCGATGCCCCGCCACTACGAGGGCGCGGTCTCGGCCTTTCCGAACCTGCCCTTCGTGATGGGCCACGGCGGCGCACGGGACGCGGCGGGGATGCTCGACCTCGCCACGCGCTTCGAGAACGTCTGGCTCGGCATCCACGGCCAGGGCGTGACCTGGCTCGACGAGATGATCCGAAGGACCGGCGGCGAACGGCTCCTCTTCGGAACCGACTGGCCCTGGTACCACCTCGCGGCGACCCAGGCGAAGGTCCTGATCGTGACCCGCGACCCCGGGCGCGCCGAGATCCGTCATGCGATCCTTCGCGGAAACGCCGAGCGGCTGCTTCGGCGCTGATCGCGTCGACGCGGAACGACTGCTTCGGCGCTGATCCGCGCGAACCCTTCTCTGGAGAACCGCCCTTGTCCGATTCGCCCCCCGTCCCGATCGCGGGTCACTGCGATCCCCGCTTCGCCTCCGTCCGAGAGGTCTTCGAGAAGAAGGTCGCCGAGAGCGAAGTCGGCGCCTCGATCGCCTTCATGCTCGACGGCGAGCTCGTGGTCGACCTCTGGGGTGGCTATACGAGCCGGGATC is a genomic window of bacterium containing:
- a CDS encoding amidohydrolase family protein, with protein sequence MPLRLDRRRFLRTTGGALGAATLGLAGCTERRPYTDVDKASLVRQREEEARRTGQGPFGVQRFQGYRGLSELPWYELDDAGVLRLADDSVPWAIDFHTHLGMSLFLAPTLDLSRPSDRVRHLLDCDATDPGCPLDLDIYINGNFTPEQVDALPTMTIAQGFTGSDIVDTHTIPNLLREMDAVHVSNAVLLPIVFDLPFGDDVEALWRDGLAQTGAADRLWLGTSVHPGDADAPAQLERAAAAGARVVKLHPTMQAFHPDEDSAMAVYEAADRLGLVIFFHGGRAGVEPESRQGFAMPRHYEGAVSAFPNLPFVMGHGGARDAAGMLDLATRFENVWLGIHGQGVTWLDEMIRRTGGERLLFGTDWPWYHLAATQAKVLIVTRDPGRAEIRHAILRGNAERLLRR